The genomic DNA AATAACTTTGAACTTTGGTATAGTTTTGAACCATTCTTTCTGCTGCCATTTCCTTATTTTGAGTAACATTCCTTAGGTTAATtccatttttcattattaaaatagaactactatgaAAATCTTTGTCAAATTGCTTTTTCCATTTGATTCCTTAGAGTGTATGAAGATAAAGAAGGTCATTAGGTAAAAATATGCACAGTTTTATGGCTCTTGTTATAATTTGTCAATTTATTTCCTAAAAGAGTGATTTTTCAGTGGACAGGGAGAGAGTATGTGTAGTTTGGAAAAAAACATAatcaatattttcatttacttttgtatTATAGAATTATTGTTTCATAATACAAGctacagaaaacaaaactatgaaaTCTTGTTGGGGAAGAGGCAGTAAAAAGTTCAGAAACACTGTTCTGTGAAGACCAAAAGCATTGAAAAAGCTTCagcttatatttaaataaaatttcattcttaaaacatagactaaaaaaaaaattgagtgacTATGGGGgtggtgaaagaagccagcttgACTTTGGAGAAATTGCCATCAATATTCCCAATGAGTTGTGAGCATTTTCCATGCATTTTAATCAATCCTTCTGTAACTTTAATGTTCCTACAAATCATCTGGAAATCTTGTTAAAAcgcagattctgactcagcagttctggagtggggcctgagattctacaTTTCTAGCAAGGTCCCAGGTGAAGCACTGTTATTACCCTGGGAACATAATTTGAATCGCACTGTTTTAAATCTCTTCCATCAGTGATATATGAGAGTATATCAACGAGAGTTGGCTACAGGGGATCTTTGGTCAGTGACTTCAGCAACTTGGAAGTGGAAGAGATGAACTGCTTGGCTTGTTTGAGGGGTGAAACAATTTTGCTCATTCAGAAATTTGAGGAGTTGGGGAGTAGGAGATTGTTAAAATTGGATGGGTTAATCACAAGGAGTTTATGTGCCACTAGCACCAGGTTGTTCAAGACTGAAGGAGGTAAGGACTTTTGAAGTGGTACTCAGGTTCCTGCTGCTTAACTGAAAGTGCGATAAGATCAGATTCGTTAGGAAATCATTTTCAAAACAGACTCATTTATTTTGACTAAATGAGGCTGAATGGTAGTAGGGAGATAGATTCATTGTATCTTTTAGAAACCCACTGTTTGAGAAAGTGGAAAACTGGTTGCCTATGATTTTGTTTGCATTGttgctgaaattttaaataatgcatttCCACAACACCTTTAATGATACTGAATTATTGCCATTAATCTCTTCCCATAGGGAAAATGGAACTAAAGGCCTATGCTGTTTCCCTGCTCCTACCTCcattttgctgtgtgacttttttcttttcttttctttttttggcaccttgtgggtcttagttccccgaccagggattgaacccgggccttggcagtgaaagcaccaagtcctaaccactggactgccagggaattctctgctGTGCAACTTTAAGAAAACCACTTAAACCCTTATGTTTGGAGTTCccatggtgaaaaatggaaatcaaagctcTTGCTTTGTTCCCTGTAGTGTACTTGCTGAAATCAGTGAGGTACATTTCaattgcttaaaaaaacaaaagactttacaatgtaatattttatgtttatttagcaTATCATAtatgctaaaaagtatactataTGCATATATCAAGCTATTTCATATATGATCTAAATATTCTGGCAAACCTttacaacaaaaatgaaacatttcctGTAATTGCACCAGCAAATTAAATTGACCCTTTTTTGGGTTTCACAAATTGAATGAACCTGATTAGAGTGTTTTAGACCTAATTTTTTCATCCTTTAGGTAATAGTACTGATGGCTAGTGattaaaaatatagtaatttaATCCACATAAAGACTTTTAGTTCTATAGGGGATTAATGGTAAGTGAGGTCAGTTACTCAAGCTTGACCCTGTTTGAGATACTTTAGGTTCTTTTAGGtttaaacacatttaattttaCCAGACTttagcatgtatttttttttctttttttaaaaaatttcttggcTGCGCCATGCtgcatacgggatcttagttccccaaccagggatggaaactgcgccccctgtattggaagcgtggagtcaactactggactgccagggaagtcccagcatgtAGTCTAATCAAAGATATATTTTGACCCAAACTTGTGCCAAAGAATAGCAATCAGAAAATGTCTGAAATAAAACTCTGTGAAGATTCAGATTCATAATTTCAAGTAATTCAGCATAAAGTTTACCATACTTTTCTAGGAAGCAAAGGTTTGTTAGGCAAGTTAAGTAGCAGTACCATAGatactaaaatataataaataatctaTATCCATTACAGTGTGGGGATCAAAAGCCAGAGCTCTAGAGTCAAAGAAGCCTGATTTAAATCCCATCTTTGATGCTTGATTTGTAGTGTGGCTTTGGTTACTTAACTTCtcaaagtctcagtttcctcatctataaaatcaatTTCACAATCTAAAGTTTATAGGATTACTATGGGGCCCAAAAGAGATAATGCATGTGctgtgggctgaattgtgtccttgtcaaattcatgtattgaagccctaactcccaatgtggatgtacttggaaatagggcctttaggaggtaatttaggttaaatgagatcataagggtgggTCCCTAATCCAATAGCGTTCTGGCCttatgagaagagagagagtacCCTCTCTCAATGAATGCACACAAAGAAAAGGTCATGTGcgcacacagcaagaaggtggctatctacaagccaagagaagaggcctTGGAATGAAATCTAtgttgctggcaccttgatcttggacttccagctccagaactgtgagaaaataaatttcttttgtttaagccacccagcctatggtattttgttatggcagcctgagcagactagtACAGATTTTGGTACTGAGAAGTacagtgctgctgtaacaaacacctAAAAATGTGAAAGTGGCTTTGGAACTGGGTCATGGGTAGAGGCTAGAGGAGTTTGGAGAAGCATGCTAGAAAAAGCCTACCAATACTGTGAACACAGTATTGGTAGAATGATGGATGTTAAAGGTCATTCTGATGAGGtctcagatggaaatgaggaacGTGTTGTTGGAAACTAAAGGAAAAGCCATCCTTAATTATAAATGGCAAAGAACTTGGCTGAACTGTGTTCTAGTATTTTGTGGAAGGTAGAACTTGCAAAGTGGATATTTAGCTGGAGAGATTTCTAAGCAAGGTGTTGAAGGAATAGCTTGGTTCCTCCTGACTACttataataaaatgcaaaaggagagacatgaattgaagaaggaattgttaagcaaaaagaaaccagaatacaaagatttggaaaattctcagcctactCATATGGCAAAAAATGAGGAAACTTGGTCTGGAGAGAATACCAACGGAGTGGCTGGATAATCACTCCTTAAGGAGATTACCCATGATGCTAACTAGTCATCTCAACAGAAGCCAGGAATAGAGTTTGGACCAAAGCATCAGAGACACTGTCAGTTTGGACCAAAGGGAAAAGGACAGGACAATAGTGCAATTTGGCTGCAAACATGCTTTATCtttcaagaaaatggaaaaatgatcCTGAAGTTGTTTCAGAGATCATCAGGGTTACCACTCCCACCACAGGCCCAGCGTGCCTAAGCCCAGGTGGGCAAGGCTGCTTCCACCTAGATTTCAAAGGTGGGATCAGCTGCCCAACAGAGCCAAGTGGGTGGGGCTGCCCCTGCAGAGCCATGGGGGTGACAGTGCCACCCAGTGGGCCTGGAGGGCAGAGCATCAATCCAAAAAGGATTATTCTCAAGCATTAAGATCTAATGGAATTTGCCTTATGAGATTTCGGACATTTTTGGGACCTGTCACCCCTTTCCCCTTCTGAtatctcccttttggaatgggaatATCTGTCCTATGCTTGTCTTcctgtattttggaagcacatgACTTGTctggtttcacaggttcacagctggagaAGAATTTTGCCTCAGCAGCAGTCATATCCCCAAGTCTCACCTGTATCTCATTAGATGATCTTTAGAAGAGACTTTGGACTTTATTTAGACTTCAGAGTTGATGCTGGAATGTGTTTAAGACTTTTAAGGCTGTTGGGATGGAATGAATGTATTCTGTATGTGAGAAGGATGTGAATTTGGAGGTACCAGTGTTggaatgctatggactgaatcATGTACCCTCTCCCCccatattcatatgttgaagctcaaCCCCCAatatggctgtatttggagataggcctTTAGGATGTAATTAGGGTTAAACGAGGTTGTAAGGATGGGGCCccaatccaataggactggtggaCTTATAAGAAGAGAGATCTCTctcttcacacatacacacatacaaagaaaAGGTCATGTGAACACAGCTAAAAGGTGGCTGCCTACAAGCCAAGAGTAGAGGCCTCAGAATAAAACCTATGTTACTGTCACCTTGaccttggatttccagcctccagggctgtgagaaaataaatttcttttgtttaagccacacagactggtattttgctatggcagcctgagcaaactaatacaacatgTAAAACTCTTGGTATGTAGTAGAAATCAACTATACAGATATACAATATGCATGCACAGTGAATAATGGGGGAAAATGTTTACCCCATCTAAAAGGACAAGCTGATTTCAAGTACTTTAGCAGGACTCCTTTTTAATCCAAATTACTATTAGTACTATATTATAATGTATTATAAAGTTATATAGTAATAGTAATATCATAggaatataccacatttattatatttataattaataatattattattattaacttaagTGGGCCTGATAGTACCTTATCCCCAGTGAAATGTTTTCACCTTAAGGCTCTGTATGTACTCAAAAAATAATATTACTATGCTTTGTTGAATCTGTTtaataattcataatttttacCAATTACAACAGGTCTCTAGTTTCTTTCTGTCCCAACAGTCTCTCACCTTCACAAATCCTTAGAAGTGTGAGCTccctcatttgaaaaaaaatgaaaagataaagaaggcTTACTAGAAAGTGTGATTAGCTAGATATAATAGGCAAGTAAGTTAGATTCCACAGGCTTTTCTTTCTATGAGTGCAGTGGTGCAATATACGTGTGTCCCAGTAtatgtatcatttatatgtaaTAGTTAAAGCTCAAATTTAGAGCATCCATTGTTCTTTTGGAATTTTTCAGTAATGGAAGTTTATTCTTTCACAGGTATCAAGGTTACATTTATACATACCGAGTGTCCCAGACAGAAACAGGTTCTTGGAGTGCTGAGGTatagctcttttatttatttttgcttctgggGGTATCAGGGAGGTATTTGAAATTTAGACTGCTTTTATAAAAGAGCTGTCAAATCCTACATTCCCAAAATATTCATCAGATTCAAATCACTAAAGCTCCAATCCGATATTGTTCATGGATCATTAAGAAGCCTTTAGAGAATTTTGGTCCCAGTTCTGTTCAGCCACCACTGTATGGAGTGGTCTCACTTTGGGGAAAAGATAACAAAGTTAAAGGATTGTGTCAAACTTTTAGTGCCTATGTGAAATTTTAGAAAgcatatcaaaaatatattaaaaaatcaaatcgaCAATTATTTACCAAATGATACTAATGCAAGTGTTGGTTCTATGGGGGATGAAACAACATGACTCCTGTTTTCTAAGAGCCTATAAAACCCTTGAGAGATACAACATGAATTAAATAGCAATGTGAGAGCCTGGCGTTTGCTGTCAGGTGGATGTGTGTTCCAGGTCTTAtccacccccaacccctttcTGAGAGGTCTATGACCTTGGGTAGGTTACCTAATTTTTCTTTGaaccagtttcttcatctgtaaaataagcctAAAAATAGTCCCTTACTCATAGGGctcattttgaagattaaatgagataatgcatataaagaaaGCTCTTAGCCACAGGACTAGCAAGCAAGCCCTCAAAAATGGGAACTCACCCAAGTTGCTGAACAATATGATTGTATATAGTCAAGTGCTATCTAGCACAAGCATTTGAAGAATAGAGGATTTTCCAAGTATTAGGGTAATCAAGGCTGCTCTTCTGTGGAGGCGGGACTCCCAGCTTAGCCATGTGGGAAGGACAAGGATAggtagaaaagagagagagggaacattCCAGTGACTTTTAAGCTATGTTCTGCAAAATCCTAAGGTTCTTTCATCTGAGTGCCTTGGAGTTAGTTGCCCAGGGGGTTACAGAAGGATAGGAGGATGTGTGGGTATGCTTTGGGTCCCCAATTTGTCTTTAATCTGAGCAGTCCCTTTTATTTTGCTTATCAACTGGGGCTCTGAGAAAGATTTCATTAGAAAAATGGGTTCTGATGGCTTTGAAAACATTTGAAAGTCACAGTACCATTGCAAGAAATGCCTGTAGAGTGAATCTCTTTCCACGTACCAGGGTAGTATCAATATATTaccatgctgggcttccctggtggcgcagtggttgagaatctgcctgccaatgcaggggacacgggttcgagccctggtctgggaagatcccacatgccacggagcaactgggcccgtgagccacaattactgagcctgcgcgtctggagcctgtgctccgcaacaagagaggccgcgatggtgagaggcccgagcaccgcgatgaagagtggtccccacttgcctcaactggagaaagccctcgcacagaaacgaagactcaacacagtcataaataaataaataaaagaacgtgaatttctttaaaaaaaaaatatatatatatatatattaccatgCTAGCAAAGTAGAGGTCTCTACAATGGAAACTTCTGacttcaaatgctttctctgattTCTGACTCTTTATAAAAACAGTCCGTCTTTATAATGAAAGCACTTCATTATGAGCTGTTTGAAAATGTAAATGCTAATATCAACCTCTATTAATAACTCAATCAATCTATGCATTTAAGAAACTCTGAAgtctagacttaaaaaaaaaagtaaaatagttcTAACCTTTACAGATGCACCGGTGAACTAGAAAGCACAAATTGCAGACTACAAATGTTTGGAACTACTGAGATGAATTAGGGCAAGTTTTCAAACACACTGTTGCTTTATATCAGGATAATTGATGCTACCATTCTAATTAGAGGAAAAGCAGTACTATTTCTAATCAAAACTGTTTATAcccgtttatttttaaaagttctctgcATCACTGCAGAGATGATTGAATaggaaattaaatttcatttattatgaggAATAGTAGtgtatgatatatacatatatagttgtATATAATTTGACCAGAAATAGCCCTTCTCCCTAGAGAAGTAGCCTTCAGCTGCTGAAGAATATTCTTTATGGAAAGGATCTTAAATTAGTAGGGCTTAGGTAACGTTTTCTTTAAActtgttttcttccatttcaagTATAACATCATATGCAGATTGTTACATGTTTGTGATCATGTTAGGGAAGAAAGGGCTTATTGAACACAAATGCTCTCTCATTCTGTTGTCTGGTCTGACCCGTTTATctaataatattgtaattatcTGCACCAAGAGAGCAGAAGATTGGCATGTTTTCTCCAAAgggaaaacacttaaaaaaaaaaaactctttagatttatttttgaaatgcatATTGCATTTTTTCTATCTACTAAATTTGCCTTCTAGTTATGTTTTCCTATGGTGAATATTAAACTAGTGTGTATTCTCAGAGCTCATATCACCTGACTGGAAGAAATTTCTCTAGAGCATATTGAGGACCAGCTGTGATCCAAAGCATGTTTCCATGGATAACTAAGAGATGACTGCATGGGAAATGTGCAAATTTGAACAATAGCTGAGTTCAGTGACAGGATGGGAGATGTCAGTGGTACAATTCTTGTggtaaatgtattttcaaaatggGGTAAATAACAGATATTTATATTGCTCTCTGGAACAATGCTTTAGTTTGCCACACTGCGGGAAAAATCTTGACAGTAGCACTAAATTTTCTGTGCAAAGATTGTGCTAGAAATCTAGGTGTGTCTGCAGTTTGTTTCAAAGAGTGGAGTGAAATTGAACCCTGGATCCACTGAACTacgaaagacaaatattatgtgatTTTCTAGCTTTAGGTAGACTTTTAGGTTTTACCATTGCCTAGTATATTAATTTATCTCATGTGACTCAGGCTAAAATTTTGCCAAATTGTTAATTCAGAGAATTCCACATACAGTCACCTATCATTTATTAATATGTTCATTGTCTGCGGTACATTGTAAAAAATGTACTAACATCCCCCTGCTGACTTCAGTGCTTTTGGGCTTTTCTGGATATTTGATCATCAGTAGATCAGTGGATGttaaataattttacttattgACCTAAGCAAAGCACTATAAATTCAGTCAGTTATTTGCCAATGCAACATTGCATGCCAAATTCAAATCGCTTTTTTACATTCAGTGCTATTATTCCTCTCCGTTAGCATGGAGAATCAAGTGTTAACTGCATACAAATCCTCATAAAAAAGATGCTTCTGTTGATAAATGGTTTTACAAGCCACAAGAACAGGTAAAAAGATGTGTGGTTTGAAATCTTTCCACACCGGGGGAGTGGATTAGTTTCTCTTCTGGTTGGTGACTCTAACTTCACTAGAACCTGTTTGGTCTCTAATCTGCCTAATCTGAAAGGCAAGAGACTGGGTCCTGGGATCTAGAGCCAGTTCTGCCTCTGgttatctgtgtgaccttgggcaagctgaaTTAtctctttgtatttccattttcttatctgtcaaatgggagtAACCAAATCAGCCAATAACTGCCAAGAGAtgggaaagtgctttgaaaatgaaaaagtacTCTAAGGAAGACATAAGAAGGTTACTTTGTGCCTATGGCCTGCCTTTGACATTTGGAGATTCTATCCTGGAGCCAAAGAACTGTTTGGACCCCTGTAAGAATGGCCATATTATTTTGGATGAGGTCTCAATAGAGTTCTGGGAAGATGTTTTGACTGTAAGGTTGGAGCTGAGTGGGAGAGTATTCTGTACCTACTGAGTAGCTGTGTGAGCCTATGAGCGGCACTAATTTAAAGCTAAAAAGAACTTTTTCAGTGTTTTCAATGAAAAACTCTTTACCCCAGTGTAGGAAATGACCAAGAGTTATAGTGGACAGTGTGCTGCCTTTAGCATTTTGTCTAGCTGACAGACGTCTGTATGCCAGCCTTCATGTTTTCTCATTAAATGCTAACAAACAAATAGCTCCCACCTCAAAAACTTTCTAGATGGAATAGCTGAAAAACAGCTTTCTAAAATAACTGGTCATTGTTCAATTGCTTATAGcaatactattttatttcatgtaaaatGGCAGTTTTGAGCTGATGCTTAAAGCTTGGCTCATAAGCTTTTGCAGGAAATTGCTGTTGATTTCAAGTAGTGTCTTTACAAGAGAATTGATGTCAGGAGAGGAGTACATTTTAATAGTCACCTGCAAATAATGATCCcttcaaaaccaaacaaataaataaataaaggtgacCTTAGTCTTTCATTTTCGTGTCATAGAGAAAACCTCGTCACAGTGAAGTGTTGATACAAAGAGCAATTTGGGGGAGGATAGGGAAGTTTCCCAAGGAGGACAAAATTTAATGTGTAGGATGAGGCAGGACATATCGTGAAGTGAAAGAGTGTGAGGACTAACTAGCCCTGCATTGTGTGCCTCATAACAGccaatttttaatttcctgtgtagcatttgtttgcttctttttttttggttctttaggCTTTTTATTAATGACCTGTAGGATCTGTGTTTTTTCTCTGTTTAACTGCATCCTCTCTGTTGGTGAATTCATTGTGGGTAATGGCCTGTATACCCTTAGAGGTTCGGGATGTATGATGGGTAGCAGGCAGGAAGGGCAGGGCGATGAGCAGGAGCTCGTGCAAACTAATACCACCCTCGGGAGAGCTGAAATGACAGCTCGTTAGCTCCTCTTGCAGGGAAATTCAGCCAACCAAAGTAAGCTCTTCTAGAatgttgtttttccttcttccttatgttttcaaatatttgaacaaGTTACACAAATGTTACCTCTCTAAGCATCCCTTGCACATTTTGTAGGCCCTTTTTGTATCATTATGAGGTAGATGAATAATCTGCTTGGCCTTTTATTTTCCAGACAGCACCTGGGGTACATAAAAGATTTTTCCGGAAAATAAAAAATCTCATTTCAGCGTTTCAGAAGCCAGATCAAGGTATTGTAATACCTTTGCAGTATCCAGTTGAGAAGAAGCCCTCAGCTAGAAGTACACAAGGTGCTACAGGTATggtttactgtttatttttgaCAGGTTTGGAAGCTTAGGGCTATGAGTCACCCTAGTCAGAAACATACAGTTATAGAAAAATGCAACGAGAAAGAAGATGGAGCCAGCAGCCCCAGTGAGAGGGGGCTATTCACATGCTATGATTTCCACATGCTATACTATAAACTTTTAATAAAActctgcaaaaatataaaaaattctatGAGCCCACAACATTTTAATCTCTCTTATCCCGTCTTGTTTTCCCCAGCCTGTTTTGTCGCTCCATGAGTACCATTTCACTTCACTAATTCAGACACAAATAATTTGAAAGACGGGACAATTCAGAGAACATCTGGACTTGTCCTTGCTTATTATCAGACAGTGTTTTCCCTTCAGGGATGGAAAGGCTAATGTTAGCTTGGTCCACGTGATCCCGATTTCTGAATTTGTGGTGcttgaattaataaaattttattgtagcaaaggaaaggaagttagtagtctttatttttccACTAGCGCAAATTGTTACATCTCCTGAGCAAAGCTATTTTAGTGGACGTGTCAAGCTAATCACCGAACACTAGCCAATGTCCTCAGCTGTCAGATTTGTGATAGGTGATATCTATTGAAAGGGGTTAATCATCTGTCTGGAGTAAGAGGATACGCGTTGAttgaaacaataaatatttatgataaaataaaatgagttgttatttccttttttgacaGGGACCCAGGCTCAGGCATAAACTGACAATTAGACTCAGACTCAAGTGGTGAATTAAATTAATGAGTAGttagcttttttaaaagaattgtaaaTAGAATTCCAATTTACAAATTGGCTCAGTATTCCATTCTCTGTAACAGTTTTAAATACTAGTTGCTTGAGCTATATCATTGGATTGTATCTTTGTGAACTTTATGCAGTTGGAAATTTTATGTTTGAGTTAACCTGTAATTTTAATAGCTTGTAAGTTTATCTCTTCttgatttttgttattatttttctttagggAGAAGAGAAGATCCTGATGTCTTCCTGAAAGCACCATGAAGAAACATAAAACACACCTTGtactttattttcaataatttaaatatatgctaagtcttatatataatagataatataGTTCAGTGAGCTACAAAAGTATTTCTAAAACCATCATAGTCCTGTAATGGAAGCATCTAGCATGATGTTAAAGCTGAAATGGACTTTTCGGATAATGAGGAGCTTTGAAATGAGGATTGGGGAGAAATAATTCCACAGgttattttcagttattgtatttacAAATGGGAAATGATTTAAAACATAATGATACTTTATAAAAGATTAATGTCAATTCTTgccaaatgtaaataaaaataatcctcaGTTTTTCTCAAAAGCACCATTTTTAGTGAAATATTATTTGATAGctactgattttaaaatgtcttgctTGATTATATGGCAGGAAGCTGGTTCGTGTCCCTCGTCTTTGTCACGTGCGGTTCTACCTTAGGTGTTATGCTCTCCAATAGCTATAGTGTTATAGGCTCTCTGGGGATATATGAAGCTGTGCACTGTGTGCTAAAAACAAGTACTAGATAGGGAGTGAAGAATTTCTGTTTAATTCTGAAAGCAACCTTCTTGCCTAGTGTTCTGATGTTGGACAGTAAAATCCACGGACTAATCTGTAGTTTAAAATTCCCGTAATTTAAAATATGCTctaaatgtttattatatttgaTGCTACAGGATTTGAAATTATATTACAAATCTGATGAAgtggacttttcttcttttcatttaccTCTGCCCCAGTAGTTGCCACTCCATGTAAAAACAGCAGCTGCGGCTCATCAGCTGTGGCTCATGAGTAGCTGATTTACAAGCAGTCTCCCTATCAGGTGGCCCTACAAGACC from Balaenoptera acutorostrata chromosome X, mBalAcu1.1, whole genome shotgun sequence includes the following:
- the SH2D1A gene encoding SH2 domain-containing protein 1A, whose protein sequence is MDAVAVYHGKISRETGEKLLLATGLDGSYLLRDSESVPGVYCLCVLYQGYIYTYRVSQTETGSWSAETAPGVHKRFFRKIKNLISAFQKPDQGIVIPLQYPVEKKPSARSTQGATGRREDPDVFLKAP